In the Nicotiana tabacum cultivar K326 chromosome 16, ASM71507v2, whole genome shotgun sequence genome, one interval contains:
- the LOC107824703 gene encoding uncharacterized protein LOC107824703, whose product MSLCFCSNLKPSILFPDSDLRWNPTRTRPVSFTKLRQTNYSFIKAVGEEIGVLSPDDSFSLRNPVIEEETPPETEVHEVENEVAASVVDEDKAQSWIKKSENKDQQVDELDENSSRFKLLNGKEVFEEKAYLVGVSCRGDTEDSFGIEESLKELAQLADTAGLLVVDSTYQKLSSPNPRTYIGSGKVAEIKTAIRAFDVETVIFDDELSPGQLRNLEKAFGGDVRVCDRTALILDIFNQRAATREASLQVSLAQMEYQLPRLTRMWTHLERQAGGQVKGMGEKQIEVDKRILRTQIGVLKKELESVRKHRKQYRNRRVSVPVPVVSLVGYTNAGKSTLLNRLTGADVLAEDRLFATLDPTTRRVQMKNGKEFLLTDTVGFIQKLPTTLVAAFRATLEEIAESSILVHVVDISHPLAELQIEAVEKVLSELDAVSIPKLMVWNKVDKARDPEKIKLEAKTKNDVVCVSALTGEGLDEFCNEIQNRLKDTMVWVEALIPFDKGELLSTIHHVGMVERTEYTEKGTLVRAHVPLRFARLLTPMRQMCVS is encoded by the exons ATGAGTTTATGCTTCTGCTCCAATTTGAAACCATCCATTCTATTTCCGGACTCCGATTTGCGATGGAATCCAACCCGTACCCGACCCGTTTCATTCACTAAGCTAAGGCAAACCAATTACAGTTTCATTAAGGCCGTCGGAGAAGAAATCGGAGTGCTATCGCCGGACGACAGCTTTTCGCTGCGTAATCCCGTAATTGAAGAGGAAACACCACCGGAGACTGAGGTTCATGAAGTAGAAAATGAAGTTGCTGCTAGTGTTGTGGATGAAGATAAAGCTCAAAGTTGGATTAAAAAGAGTGAGAACAAGGACCAACAAGTGGATGAGCTAGATGAAAATTCTAGTAGATTCAAGTTACTTAACGGAAAAGAG GTTTTTGAAGAGAAAGCCTACCTAGTGGGTGTTTCATGCAGAGGTGATACAGAAGATTCATTTGGTATAGAGGAATCACTCAAGGAATTGGCCCAGCTGGCTGATACTGCTGGACTACTGGTTGTTGATTCTACATATCAGAA GCTATCTTCTCCTAATCCGAGGACTTACATAGGGTCCGGAAAGGTTGCAGAGATCAAAACTGCTATTCGTGCATTTGATGTTGAGACCGTGATATTTGATGATGAACTTTCTCCAGG ACAATTGCGTAATCTGGAAAAGGCTTTTGGTGGGGATGTCAGAGTGTGTGATCGCACTGCTCTCATCCTGGATATTTTCAACCAGCGAGCGGCAACCCGTGAAGCGTCTTTACAG GTATCATTGGCACAAATGGAATACCAATTACCACGGCTAACCCGTATGTGGACTCATCTTGAGCGTCAAGCTGGAGGACAGGTCAAGGGTATGGGTGAAAAACAAATTGAAGTAGACAAGAGAATTTTACGTACTCAG ATTGGTGTACTCAAGAAAGAGTTAGAATCTGTTCGGAAGCATCGCAAACAGTATAGGAACCGTCGTGTCTCTGTACCTGTCCCTGTTGTATCTTTG GTTGGATACACAAATGCTGGCAAAAGTACACTTCTTAACCGGTTGACTGGGGCCGATGTTCTTGCAGAAGACCGATTATTCGCAACACTTGATCCTACTACCAGAAGGGTGCAG ATGAAGAATGGGAAGGAATTTCTGCTTACAGATACTGTTGGCTTCATCCAAAAATTACCAACCACTCTG GTTGCAGCCTTTAGGGCAACACTCGAAGAAATCGCAGAGTCTTCAATTTTAGTGCATGTGGTGGACATCAG TCATCCACTAGCGGAGCTACAGATAGAAGCTGTGGAGAAAGTTCTCTCAGAACTGGATGCAGTATCAATTCCGAAGTTGATGGTGTGGAACAAG GTTGATAAAGCTAGGGACCCTGAGAAAATCAAGTTGGAAGCCAAGACAAAAAACGATGTGGTCTGCGTTTCTGCTTTAACTGGTGAAGGTTTGGATGAATTCTGCAACGAAATCCAGAATAGACTAAAG GATACAATGGTATGGGTGGAAGCTTTGATTCCATTCGATAAAGGGGAACTCCTCAGTACCATACATCATGTTGGAATGGTTGAGAGAACT GAATACACTGAGAAAGGAACTCTGGTTAGAGCACATGTTCCCCTCCGATTTGCAAGGCTTCTAACTCCAATGAGGCAAATGTGTGTATCATAA